One Channa argus isolate prfri chromosome 17, Channa argus male v1.0, whole genome shotgun sequence genomic window, GTACTTCTTTCCCAGACACCACAAGTCCTGGACGATTCTTCTGAAGTGGTTCCTGAACTTCACCCCCATAAAGGCGTACAGCACTGGGTTCAGGCAGCAGTGCAGGTAGGCAATGGTCTGTGTCACTGTCTTAGCCATCAGCATGGCATCTGACACTTCACACGGGTGCAGGTCAAACATCTCGACTGTGTCATAAAGCAGCGTGATGTTGTAGGGCAGGTGGCAGATGATGAACACCGCCACCACGGCCAGGACCACTCGCACCGCCTTGTGCCGTTGGAAGTTTTTGGCTCTCAGCAGCGTGATGATGACAGCAGTGTAGCAGAAGATCATGATGAGCAGTGGCAGGAAAAAGCCCACAGCCATCTGAGTGCTGGGGACAGCGACCTTGGTCCTCCAGGCTGTGTCATTGTCACTGAATTTCAACTCACAGACGTAGTGGGGAGTAAAGGAGACGTTCTCTTCATGGATCATAAAGATTTGCCTGGTGTGGGACGGCTCATACCAGTGGTAGAAGTAGAAGGTGGGGACAGACAGCAAAATGGCAGAGACCCAAACAATAGTGCAGATGATGCGGCTGTAAAACAGTGAGCGCAATCTAAAGCTGCGGCGAGCCTGGACAATGGCGATGTAGCGGTCGGTGCTGATGCAGGCGAGCAGCAACATGCCGCTGTACAGGTTCACGCTGTAGGTGCCTCGGAGCAGCTTGCAGGCCACCTGCCCCATAGACCACGATGACATTTCGTTGTAGACAATAAGAGGCAGCGCCACCACAAACAGCAGGTCTGCGATGGCCACGTTGAGCAGGAAGATGTCCGTCATTGACTTGGTCCTCTTGTAGCAGGCGTAGGTGACGATAACCAGGCCGTTTCCCAGGAAGCCCAGGATGCAGATGATAGAATGGACATATGGGCCCAAGACCTGCTCCAAGCTGTGGTTGCTTGCGTATGAACAAGGTTCAACCACATCGTACTCACCATAATCAGTGTCATTTTCAAGACTCCATTGGTTGTAGACTGAATCTGCTTCCATCTTCTGCTGTATCTAACAGAACAGAAAGACACATTAAAATGCAGAGTGCTGTTGGGTAAAAACTGAAACCCTGCTAGAAATATAAAaggcacaacacacacaactaagtaaaataaaagaagtttGGTCTAATGTAAAGTTTTAGCGAGTAAATAAAGAGGAGCAAAATGTTATAGCTAAAAATCATACATAGTCATTTTCATGATTGGGGAAAGAGGAGGATGTAAACTAACGAAGCAAAGGTTGTATACACATCTGTGTGAACATTAGGAAAAGACATCAAGATAATCAAAAATAATCTTAaccaaaaaatagaaaaacaaacaaaagacattagAATATGTTTAGCTGATTCTTCAGTTGGTGCAGTTAAACTACTGCGaataaaaaacatactttaCATTGaaatcatatttgttttttaagcttcAATTTctgtacaaattaaacaaagtataaaatgtatatcAGTGATTTCTACAAGCGCTTGTAGGTGGATATTGTTATGTTTGGACAAAGCCAAGGTGGCAGTTTCCCCATTTCCAGTCTTTCTGCTAAGGCTTTATAGGATTATATGAATGTAAAACTCTTCctttatacattttgtaaagttgTAGATGTGGTACTGCGACACCCAATCGGCAGCTACACTGAATCTACGGACAGGTGAAGTGACTAACATTGATGATCTTGTTACAATGTTAAGGGTGGGATAAGCAGCAAGTGAGAAGTCACGTCTTTAAGTTGATGCAATTTTGATGCAGTATGCAGCGATTGGTATCTAACAAATATGGTTCAAGGTAGGACAACTGATAAACGTGAGATAGGGTCATGGGTGCCAAAGGCTCACTGATGCATGTAGAGAGAAAAGGGTAGACCAGCTACTGTAGCAGGTTCTGCCAAAAAAGTAATGCTGGCCTTGATTGGAAGTTTTAGAACACATAGTATCTGTGTGAGGAATGGGGATGTGAAGCTGCAGACTGGTATGAGTGGTGGCACAGATCCCTGTCCACCGACGAATCACATAACGTATGGTACCGGGACAGAAAAACAGCTAGTAAGAACAAATCGCCaacattgtttgtgtgtctggttGGGGTCAGCAACCAACTATCCAGTCATAGCATGTAAAACCTCCAGAACTACAAAGTCACCAAAGTCCAGCAATATGTTCCTATAAGGGCAATGATACACTAAGCTGTACACTGTTGTGTCTGCACCAATCTGTGCCTTGATCAGGTGCTTATCAGCTGATTAAGCATGTTGAATTGGCCCATTGGTCTGTCCGTGAGAGACACCACTCTGATTGTGGTCGTTCACTTTTGCAGAATGTACATTCTGATCACttgtctttgcagtgtgtttaagtgccACTGCCCAGACAACAGGCAACACAGCAGGTGTTTTTTGTTGCCACGAGTTCTTCAATGCTGTCTTAGTGCATCACGGACTCAAGTGAGAACAACCCATCAAAAGGATCTGCTGCTGATGTCTTGGTGCCTTTAGAAGTCTCTTTCATGCTTCAGGAGTCAGAGAGATgtggttttaatgctgtggTTTGCACTTAATTGTTATTAAATGGAAGTTACTTGATAAATGAGTCTGGAAATGAAGCTGGAGTTTTAGACTCTTGTTCCTAGTCATTCGTAGAGGTTTGATCAATACTAGCCCAGATCTCGAACTGGACCTTGCTAATTTTGTTTTAACGGAGTAGTTTCAGGTTCCTCTGCCTGCAGACTGCTTCACGTCAAACAGTTCTAACAGTATACATCAATTAGGGAAAATGTAAaggcctttacaatgtcttatcAGAAACATCAGGGACAAACTCGAGTTTCAAGTTCATTCAGGACAGAAATTACTGATTTCACTTTGACTTGCTCCCAGTTTCATTCAGCGTGGTATAAAAACCATTAGACTGACATTCAAATTATATGAAACCAGCACAAATGTTACAGTGTTTAGGTATCAAGCTCTCAAATGAAATGTTCCAGTTGTGGTTAATCAAAGACgtgaatgtgtgaatgcaaatttGTTAACAGGTGTCTGAAGACTCAGAGTTTGCAGAGTTTGCAGAAAAGAGGTCAGTACAGCCTGAAACACTGAGTGACCCAGTTGTGTGATGTGTGGTTTCTTCTGCTAAGAGGTTTAACTACGATCACCTCATCATTCAGTCAGAGCATGAGGGTTCTGAAGAGACAGACTGTCTCACGAGGAAACCCAACATCCTCCACGTTGTTCGAGGGGGGTATGGGTGAACTTTTGTGATTATGAAGGACGAGGAAGCaatgaaagaaataattttaaaaaaagagtgatGAGAACTAGACACTTATTTAAAAAGACAGCAgaatttggaaaagaaaaatgcttcaGTGTAGGAAAACAGGTCCCCCACGCTTCTATATATGACCCCCCgtctcattttgtgtttgtgtatgaccATCCTGTGTTTCATTGTTGGTATTTTGTGTATCTTCGTGACATATAACTTCAAGTGTCATGGTTGTTTTATTCTCTGGTTGTGACCTTTCAGAGACCAACTTGTTCAGTAATCCAGCGATGTGATGTGAAAAGATTTTACCAGTGCAGATCTCAGATTTGGTTTTGTTCATctgttatatttaaatgttactgtTAAGCCTATTTGCAGTATTACTATTAACATTTCAGTTgggtaaagagagagaagagtttCAAATTTTGTAACTGATTGTGACAATAATCTGTACTTCTGAATAAGGACAATGTGGAACAATGTTCTTTTATCGTGTTGATGTGTAGACATAAATGATTGTTTCTGACTGTTCTGTCACTagcaaacattattttaaaaaattggttCCTGAAACACATCGGCTTCCTGATCTTTACTTCTGCTTATAGGACACAATGCAGACATCAGACTGGACCCTGCAGTACTAGTGTGTCCTCTCAGACTTCCCTGAACTGTAAAGGTCACCTGAAGTAAAAGAAACAGGAGGCAGCAACAAAGCCCAGCAGGTTTAGCtccattgttttctttgaattgtctctctgcagccttttctgtctctgtttcacctgttaaggtttttgtttctgtggtgtttttcagtgaaaataacggtatttattattttcactgaCAAACACCACAGAAAACTTTAGCCCAATTTACTTTCCTTTCAAAAAAGCTGTTAGAaacttgtgtttgcagtttatcCATGAATAGACAGATAACTATTACTGGATTATTGTGATACAAAACATGAGGAGtgtgatttttctttaatttatttgaatgcATGTACATTTATACTCAATGGATGtcatcttttaattttaagCCATACATAatccaaaaatatatataaaagatatactatatataaacaTTATATATGGAGGTATGTAGCACAGGCTGAcaagcaataaaacatgaaaaagattcagtgttggttttagcGTCTATGCGGTGATTGTGGACAgtacaattaatttagaaaaagtagaaaaattaATATGACTGAATTATTACTCAGGAGTGTGGTTTTGACACAAATTGGGGGCCAAGTTACATCCTGACACATGTTTTTCAGcctgtatttgttttcatttgttcaaatagttgtttttaaagcatttctCATTGACTTACGTCATAATCATAACTGTGATATCATAGCAGATATAATATGAATATTCTCAATCAAGTTCTGTATTTTAGGAATGTTTGAGTGGTAAAGATGACCAAATAAGATAAACTAGCACAGGATTACATTCAAAGGGAAGTTGGAGACTTTATGGTAGATAAACACACAGGTTCATGTGACATTATGCTCACATGGTTCATGTCCCATAATAATTGTTCTTTTAATTAACctacaaatgtaaacatttgcataaagcCCACAGATTTTCAGCTGAGCATGTGAATTTCAGTGGTATGAGAGATGCATGGTGACTGAGCAGGTCAAAGAGACGAAGGCGACGAGGGGCTGCCTGCTGCACGGAAGCAGAGAGATGCCGAGATAACgcagcagaagcagaaaaaggaagagagtAACAAATTAGGTCTAAATTCAACATAATGCCTTGTTGGTCATTCTTTTTGATGTTTATGAGAAGTATAGGAGCCATaactttgtgtgtatttgttttctctaaaatgttgaaaatactATGAGCTCTgtgtggtaaatggtctgcactttctacctattggcactcaaagcgctttacactgcttctcattcactctctctctctcacacacacacacacacacacacacacacacactgatgggggagctgcaatgcagctggtcaacactcgcCGGGAACAACTCAGTTGGGTtttggtgtcttgctcaaggacacttccaacATGTGACCATaagagccggggatcgaacaacCACTGTGGAATtgatggacgaccgctctacctcctgctcTAGATATTCCCCTCGCTAAACAGATGCATTTGGTATTTGTCTTACATAACTTATTTAGTTTGttctgcaaatgttttgttctttttgtacttttatgaAATGTCAGAGGACAATGGACTTGTTTTGTGAGCATTATCCCCAGTGCATCAGTGAACGCTTTCaatgctttctttcttttttatttagggtttttttttttttttggtccaaaTTCAGgaatcaataatcaataaattTTTCAATGTGAAAATTTACAGttggattttactttttatgctgAAATATTGCTTGAGAATGTTGAGAAATTGTTCGAACAAAGCATCATTGGCTCCAaatacagtgtatttaaaaatactctACATTAGCAAAAATTACTATGAAACATCTCTGCATACCAAGTTTTTCCAGCCCTAAAGTTCAGCAAtgatgtatttctgttttttgtttgtccaaCAATTAtgaattagaaaaataaaactaacttcatttaaatgtataaaacctCATGTAACATGACCTCATTGTTGTATCTGCGGTGTTGTATCCACAGCTGAAGATTAGTGACATTTTTACTAATGTTGGTTATGCTGATATCAATCTGTGGTTCTGGATTGTGTCTTAGTCTTGAGTCATGTGCAGCTGATCTGTGAATACATCATCGTTATACTTGACATCCTGCAGATTTTAAAGATTAACTAACACAAAACTGACTCAATGCAGTTCGAATCACATGATGGTATCCGAGTAATTCAACAGATTACATCATGTAGTAATGTTTCATGTTgcaatcattttacattttcccaaAACTGAAGAATCTAACCCAACCAAATCCAACCAAACTCTGCAGAAAATTTTGGAATTTGTTTTGTGTCCAACTAATGTGACATTTAGATGTgttcctaaaaataaaaataccagtACCTGACTATGtttgctttatgttttattttttcaagtgAGAGATAAAAAGGAAGTGGAGTTTTTACTGCAGAACTTTTAACcaatgcaaaaagagaaaaactatttaaaaataactttgaaaGGAAATCAGAACTCACAGGTTTGCCGTCTAGTTTCTCTGGTCGCTCATACAGGTGACggtgaggtggtggtggtgaaacTGCACAACATCGATCAGATACTGCAACTCATAAAAGGAAATACTTGAATCTAAACCCCTTGAATCCAcctagtctctctctctctctctctctctgtctctctctgtctctctctctctctcaggtaTTTGGTTCCGCATGTCTCATGCTGATTGTCTCATGAAATGATCTAAATGTTGAAGCGCTGTGGTGGGACCAGAAAAGGCAAAGCAAAAGTGCCTATGACAACTGGAACTAAATAAAGTATCACACTGCTTTGCAGTTAAACCTGATTACGTGAAAATGGCCCCCTGGGTGCAGACAAGTAAAATATGTACATAGAGTATAAACTTCAGACTGAAGGAAAGCAAAGAGAATCCAAACCTCTGGTAgttttgtgtcactttgtgtaAAACTAGCTGAATTTTGTTTAATCAAACCCTTTTTGCAGTGTCACCATGAATGTACAGATGTGCATCAATGAATATCACTGATACTGAGAGTCCTAGTTATGGCTTCAAGAAAGCGGATGATTGGTATTTTCTGATAGTATTTTCTCGCTGTGATACTTTTTAGTCAACATAAAATGGGAAACTGGTCTCAAATACACTTTCTTTGGCAGATACACACTCCATTTAGGTTTGCAGTGTGGCTAAAAAGAGGGGAAGTGCTGACGTTACTGCTGCTGGATCTGTGATTAAGACTGAACGGAGAAGGTTACATTTGCTACTTTTAGATAAAGGCCTCAAATATTTCcagattttaaatacaaatttatttgCTCAGTAAACTGTACAGACTTAAATATCGATGATATAAAGACGTGCATGATGGGAAAGCCCAGAGATTTGCGGATGATGGGAAGTTAGGCCACGTCCTCAATGTAATCGGCTCCGTGACTCTGACTGAGCTGAGAGACACTCAGGTCCTGAGTGGTTTCATCAAACTGCAGAACAGAAACATGGgatttaatttacacattttaaaacaaggagATCTGACTGATCCTTCAGGAAAACCACATGTGCCGAATCACCTTGTCGCTGTTGTCGGGCCCCTCGATGGAAACCTCCTCGATCTCCTCACCGATACTGAGATCTGTCTTGGAGAGATCCGACCTGTGACTGAAATAAAGTCGACATCTGTTTTAACTTTCAGCCTGTGGTTAGGCAGCTGCTCGTTTCCCTATTTAACACGGcactattgtttgtttttctgcaacGTCACTCTGTaaagcataaaaacactgcatttttgtGGGCAAGCAGGTGGTATGTAAATTTCTGCATCATTAAATGCATCAATGATGTCAATGAAAAATATTATGGTCACAAATGCAGATTCATGCAATTCAAGTACTGTGCAATGAGACATAAGTGGAGGAAGAACAGGAGACTCTTGGTGGACCGCTATGACGTGCAGGCATTTGGAAGGAAACAGTTTACCTACTTTCTAGTAGCACAACCAGCTTGTCCTTAAATGAATACATACTCACATAATGACTGTGCTTGCACTTGTACTGTGCCGTCTACCACAACTGGGGATGTGTACACAGACATGTTTCtactcacacacactacaaaaCATGAAGGCAACTCAGGATAGAAAAAGAAGAGCCTCtcgcaaaaaaacaaaacaaacaaacaaaaaaaacactttcacaaGAGCAGCTTCACGgatcacaaaacaaacagtgcgtcagtttatttgtatttaaatgtgcgAAGTCAGCATAGACACAAATTTGTAAGCTGAACTTGGATAAATATACAAgtcttcccagacatttacggACCTGATAAATTCGGACTTTCAGACATTTACAAACTTTCAGATGctgaaaaagtaaatgtgtgtcAATAGTCTTTATTGTCCGTTATTGTTTAACACTGGTTACACTGGGTGTCACGATAACACTGGGATCTCAacagctgcttaaaaaaaaagtaattaatagtatattaaaaattatttcataataaagttTCATCTTATACTGATACTGACTCAACCTGTAAAGAAACAGTCTTTGCCAGGatgaaaaatgctaaaaatttACTTGACGTGCAATTGTCCaaaatatttctattgtttacattttgttcctttttactttaatattttgtgtgaatgtggttCTGGAGGTAAGTCAGTAACATGGAGGTTCTTACTTTAAATCTGGCttccatacatttttttttattcataaatacaTTGGTAGACAACTTGTGTTGTTGTAAAAGGCCATTAATTGTAAACATGCCAGGGTGATGAAGATTTAACTaaccagatttttattttgtagtgtaaaattctttattttaaaatggatttcataaaatttgtatttttaggaaTCAGTATTGACGTCAGTGTTGGAAATCATTTTAACAACtcaggaaaataaaatgaaagataaaGAAACTCCATTTGTTAAACTGGATAAAAATGGTATCggaaaaagtatttttccagAACCGGTATTGGTATCAATATTGGTATCCTCAAATTCAAACAAGCTTCTATGCTTTAAATGAAGTAACAATATTAAAGTCACAAATCCAGTATTTTAATCAAAACTACAAGTTCACTACCTGCTGAGCGTGATGCATTTCATAGAGAACAAATATAAACAGGTAAATATAGCAGAGCATTAATTATAGTCCTACCTGTTAAAGTCGTCGTCATATTCAATATCATCATCTGTGGGAACAAAGTTTTACGCATTTGAATttgggaaacaaacaaaacttttactctttctCTGGAGGGGCAACAACGTAGACAAGTGGATAGATTGTAGCTGAACATGTGGAATATTGCATAGAGAgtaaagtgaaaacacacaacttcCTGCAAATACTGTGTTTTCTACGGTCATTCATACACATTTACCGATAAGCCAATTAACAATGATAGCGATACATCAGAACTAAGGCTAAATAACTGATGTAGATGGAAATGAACAGGAGTTTATTGAAACTGCAAAACTGCCAAAATATACAGTTTCTCAGTTTACTGAAATCTTATTACTGGACTGTGTTTTTGTATCTGTTCAAAAAGCTGCTTGTGCAAAATGACCCTGTCTAGAGTCTAGAGAGTGATTACAGTGTAAAATACACATGACACATTATTTCTCATGGAattaggaaaaaagaaaaaaagatttgcagTTGGTTATGTAACATGTATGATGCAATTTGAATCCTACCTAAATGTGGAGATCCACTTTTCTCATTCAGGGCGTTGGGGTCTCTAAACCTCTTCTCTCTAGAGATTGATGGTCCTGCAAAATGAACAATCATCTTCATTTTAATCTTCAACAAGTTTGATTTTACAATCCTGATTCCACAAATAAATCCATGAACTACAGTCAACTTTCTCTCAGATCTGCTGCAAATAACCCCCCAAGCTTTCTTAAAGCTTCACATCAGATGATTTCACTAGTACAGGGAATCACAATTTTCAAAATCTACTGTTTAGCTCACTGATAAATGTCCTGACTCTGTTACTGCTCTCCAGAAGAGCAACACATTATAATGATTCCCTGATCTCCGGTACACTAACACTCAGGACAAACTGCTCAGGCTTTAAGAACTGTTTAGCGCCCCTGATATTTCAGatcaaactgaacaaaaatcagtgttgttgttgtctaACCGTTCTTGCTGAGACTCTGCTCTGATGTGCTgcttccttctccttctcctcctggtCTTAGGGGCTCAGACAGAGAGCCTGCAGGACTCTCTCTAGCCCCGGAAGCCTCCATCTTCctgggacacaaacacaaagtagagGGTTAAACAGGAACTGAGTCTCCATTCAGGATGCCTTAATTATATGGTAATCTATTAGTACAGTGGCACACATAGCACAAAAAACCTCTCCCTCAAACACAGGTGTATGTATGTTACTTATAATGATCAGAACTTCCAATTTTGATCGAATCCAttacacagttttaaaaacaatactgataaaatacattaaaaagtgtaaatttCCACAGTATTTTGTGCATCTGAGAACAACAGCTGTTTCTATTAATACTGTATGTCCCTCCACAATGTGTAGCCTGTTTGATTTGGTCTTCAGAAATCCAATCCCAATCTTCAGCAACAACTGCTTTAATAACCAGTTTATAAAGACTGGAACCAGACAAACAGTGAGACTTGGATAgcgagaaaaagacacaaagaagaaggagacagagacagacagagagaaagagacctGTGGCTCACCTAAGCTCAGAGCTCCGACTGTGTTCAAGAAGAGGATCATCTCGCTCGACCTCTGAGTCTCCAGCCAGGATAGACAGACTGAGaccagaaagaggaggaggaggaggaaaagaagaaaatagaagaagcagaagagaaaaaaaatttgaataaagAGGACAATCATTGTACATATAATTGTACTTTTTAGGACCCTCACTGATACACTGCACCCAGTCCCAAATCTAAAACCGGCTTTTGACATCTTCATTATCAATTTCTTTAATGTCTGTAAAACTAGGGTCTTAACCAAATATGTCCACAGCATCAATTTGTTTAAGTTTTAAGAACACTAACCCACTGACATAGTCTTCacttgatattttatttaaaaaaaacaaacatatcttCACATTGTAAAAACACGTGAAGATATGATATCTCACGCTCTAAAAACCTCCttactttatgaaaaaaaataacacctCTCTTTCTcaagattttccttttttgaaaatgtctcaCTTTCTATTAAATGATCTCACTTTGTAAAAATATCCTCACTTCCCATATATGTACTGATTTCTCACAGCCGTCCTCGTTACACAGTACGACATCTCACCTTCCAGCCAGTCCTTACAGGACACAGGGACGCACACGTTCAAGTGAGCAACAATGCAGTGACAgttatctttttatttgtgacttagtttagtttagtttagtttagttttgtgtgGCTTTCTGTGAGCAGGAGCATCGCTGCTCGCTGACTCTTCAGTTTGGTCTCAGAGACCCAGTTTCAACTCAAGCATCATTAAAGTTTCATTGAGCCGACGGCAGAGTGTAATCTGACTCAGTTACCGTCATCCCTAAGGGACTAACTCTGATATAGACACTTATTTCCCTCCATCTCTTAGCGCTGTGTCTGATTCCACAACGTCAAACCGAGTCTGTGAGAATCAAACTCCCCGTTGGCAGCAGAGCAGCTCCTGATAACGTACcacatcaaaacaataa contains:
- the ccr6a gene encoding C-C chemokine receptor type 6a, producing MEADSVYNQWSLENDTDYGEYDVVEPCSYASNHSLEQVLGPYVHSIICILGFLGNGLVIVTYACYKRTKSMTDIFLLNVAIADLLFVVALPLIVYNEMSSWSMGQVACKLLRGTYSVNLYSGMLLLACISTDRYIAIVQARRSFRLRSLFYSRIICTIVWVSAILLSVPTFYFYHWYEPSHTRQIFMIHEENVSFTPHYVCELKFSDNDTAWRTKVAVPSTQMAVGFFLPLLIMIFCYTAVIITLLRAKNFQRHKAVRVVLAVVAVFIICHLPYNITLLYDTVEMFDLHPCEVSDAMLMAKTVTQTIAYLHCCLNPVLYAFMGVKFRNHFRRIVQDLWCLGKKYIAPRRFSRVTSEIYMSTRRSVDGSNENGSSFTM